A region of Desulfolithobacter dissulfuricans DNA encodes the following proteins:
- a CDS encoding ISL3 family transposase produces MNSRDVISLGLGLEAPWEIKGQILDTEKVPHELRLTIKADRGAKYPCPVCGAMCKAHDFKVKTWRHLNFFQHHCYITAPVPRIRCEHHGVKQITVPWARKGSKFTLLFEQAAMVFVRDMPVLTAARILEMKDKRLWRIIRHYVNQALARMDLSGLKAFSLDETKSRRGHRYITVFIDLDRKEKPVVFATPGKGKKTLKAFKRFLADHQGKAENVVEVVSDMSGAFISGIKTHFVNSNITVDWFHVVQLFSKAVDEVRRKEAKEVRMPRAARWATLKAAESDLTEKQLDALAELEAMDLHTAEAWRIKELLRWVRRATNLRAARWRLTWFLNLANELCDDKKLLAPVRKALRTVEKYREEILARWISEHSNGRIEALNGIFQAAKVRARGYRNDETFITIIYLLAAPLQNLLKST; encoded by the coding sequence ATGAACAGTCGTGACGTTATCAGTCTTGGACTTGGCCTGGAAGCCCCCTGGGAAATCAAGGGACAGATTCTGGACACGGAGAAGGTTCCCCATGAACTGCGCCTTACCATCAAGGCCGACCGAGGGGCGAAGTATCCTTGCCCTGTCTGTGGAGCCATGTGCAAGGCTCATGATTTCAAGGTGAAGACATGGCGGCATCTGAATTTTTTCCAACATCACTGTTACATCACCGCCCCTGTCCCCAGGATTCGTTGTGAACACCATGGCGTGAAACAGATTACCGTTCCCTGGGCTCGCAAAGGCAGCAAGTTTACCCTGCTTTTCGAGCAGGCGGCCATGGTATTTGTCCGTGATATGCCGGTACTCACCGCCGCTCGGATTCTGGAGATGAAAGACAAGCGGTTGTGGCGGATCATCCGTCACTATGTCAACCAGGCCCTGGCCCGGATGGACTTGAGCGGCCTGAAAGCCTTCAGCCTGGATGAAACCAAATCCCGTCGCGGTCATCGTTACATCACCGTGTTCATCGACTTGGACCGCAAGGAAAAACCGGTAGTCTTTGCCACTCCCGGCAAGGGCAAAAAGACACTGAAGGCATTCAAGCGGTTTCTGGCCGACCACCAGGGAAAGGCGGAGAATGTGGTCGAGGTGGTCTCTGACATGTCCGGAGCCTTCATCTCCGGCATAAAGACCCACTTCGTCAACAGCAATATTACGGTGGACTGGTTCCATGTGGTCCAGCTGTTCAGCAAGGCAGTGGACGAGGTGCGCCGCAAGGAAGCAAAGGAAGTACGCATGCCCCGGGCTGCGAGATGGGCTACTCTCAAGGCAGCGGAAAGCGACCTCACGGAAAAGCAGCTTGATGCGCTGGCAGAGCTTGAGGCCATGGACCTGCACACAGCCGAAGCCTGGCGCATCAAAGAGCTACTGCGCTGGGTTCGCCGAGCAACGAATCTGCGGGCGGCCAGATGGCGGCTGACCTGGTTTTTGAATCTGGCCAATGAGCTTTGCGATGACAAAAAACTGTTGGCTCCGGTCAGAAAGGCGCTGCGCACAGTGGAAAAGTACCGGGAGGAGATTCTTGCCAGATGGATATCAGAACATAGCAATGGACGCATAGAGGCCCTCAACGGAATATTCCAGGCCGCCAAGGTGCGGGCTCGTGGATACCGAAACGATGAGACATTCATTACCATCATCTACCTTCTCGCTGCTCCGTTACAGAACCTGCTGAAATCCACATGA
- a CDS encoding IS5 family transposase: MRPRLSNSTPQGDLFRSRLENILDRTHELYRLAELLPWEIFEKEFGTLYSEKKGRPGIPIRLLAGLTYLGHAFGLSDEEVVRRWVENPYWQFFCGESYFQHHLPIDPSSMSRWRKRIGEKGARLILKATIEAGLASNCIKDSSLERVSVDTTVQRKAVTYPTDAKLYNRSRERLVKLARKFDLPLRQSYARLGPKALLKVGRYLHARQIKRARREIKRLKTYLGRVYRDINRKLEQREELRSVFKEELAMAERLLSQERKDKDKLYSLHAPEVECIAKGKAHRKYEFGVKVSVAVTNRDNFVVGMLAEHGNPYDGHTLAKALEQVQELTGKVVRRCYVDRGYRGHGVNTTQVFISGRKRGMTPQMKKELKRRSAIEPVIGHMKADGKLDRNYLKGILGDKINALLCGAGQNIRILLRKLREELSYFLFVSLLKRLGRLHSWSQPLVTRLLTV, from the coding sequence ATGCGTCCAAGACTGAGCAATTCAACCCCCCAGGGAGATCTTTTTCGCAGCAGGCTGGAAAATATTCTCGACCGAACTCATGAGCTGTACCGGCTGGCGGAACTGCTCCCCTGGGAAATTTTCGAGAAGGAGTTTGGCACACTGTATTCCGAGAAAAAAGGAAGGCCTGGCATCCCCATTCGATTGCTGGCAGGTTTGACCTACCTGGGTCATGCCTTTGGTCTTTCCGATGAAGAGGTGGTCAGACGCTGGGTGGAAAATCCCTACTGGCAGTTTTTTTGTGGCGAAAGTTATTTCCAGCACCATCTGCCCATAGATCCTTCGTCCATGAGCCGCTGGCGCAAGCGGATAGGCGAAAAAGGTGCTCGGCTCATTTTGAAGGCGACAATAGAGGCAGGTCTTGCAAGCAACTGCATCAAGGATTCCAGCCTGGAACGAGTATCCGTGGATACGACGGTGCAGCGCAAAGCCGTCACCTATCCCACAGATGCCAAATTGTACAATCGTAGCCGTGAAAGGCTGGTCAAGCTTGCCAGGAAATTTGACCTGCCCCTTCGCCAAAGTTATGCCCGATTAGGCCCCAAAGCCCTGCTCAAGGTTGGACGCTACCTGCATGCCCGGCAAATCAAACGAGCCAGGCGTGAGATCAAGCGACTTAAAACCTACCTTGGCCGAGTTTACCGTGACATCAATAGAAAGCTGGAACAACGGGAAGAACTTCGTTCTGTTTTCAAAGAGGAACTGGCCATGGCAGAGCGGTTGCTCTCTCAGGAACGAAAAGACAAGGACAAGCTCTACAGTCTCCATGCCCCGGAGGTTGAATGCATTGCCAAAGGCAAGGCCCATAGAAAGTATGAATTCGGGGTCAAGGTCAGCGTGGCGGTCACGAACCGTGACAACTTTGTTGTAGGCATGCTTGCCGAGCATGGCAACCCCTACGATGGCCACACCTTGGCCAAGGCTCTGGAGCAGGTCCAGGAACTTACCGGCAAGGTGGTCAGGCGATGTTATGTTGATCGTGGCTACCGCGGTCACGGAGTGAACACCACCCAGGTGTTTATCTCCGGCAGAAAGCGCGGGATGACTCCCCAGATGAAAAAGGAGCTCAAGCGACGAAGTGCTATCGAGCCGGTCATTGGCCATATGAAGGCTGATGGCAAGCTGGATCGAAACTACCTGAAAGGAATACTCGGAGATAAAATCAACGCACTGCTTTGCGGAGCTGGACAGAATATCCGTATCCTCCTCAGGAAACTGAGGGAAGAACTGTCTTATTTTTTGTTTGTGTCTCTGTTGAAGAGGTTGGGTCGACTCCATTCATGGAGTCAGCCCTTGGTGACAAGGCTTTTGACGGTCTGA
- a CDS encoding cytoplasmic protein: MNINFKKVHWKCGWHEKEIRQSKVCGCFHCLSIFPPSEITMWLDEDENCPRGPGKTATCPKCGIDSVLPDTIEYKITEKLLKAMQKEYFNY, translated from the coding sequence ATGAATATCAACTTCAAGAAAGTCCATTGGAAATGCGGATGGCATGAAAAGGAAATACGACAAAGTAAAGTATGCGGCTGCTTCCACTGCCTGAGCATATTCCCGCCATCAGAAATTACCATGTGGCTAGATGAGGATGAAAATTGCCCAAGAGGTCCTGGTAAAACAGCGACTTGCCCAAAATGTGGCATAGACAGTGTTTTGCCAGATACTATTGAATACAAAATCACAGAAAAATTATTAAAGGCCATGCAGAAAGAATACTTTAATTATTAA
- a CDS encoding putative molybdenum carrier protein: protein MLKKIISGGQTGADIAAIDAAIECNFSYGGWLPKGRKTENGPLSDKYQMQEMTRGGYPKRTEQNIKDSSGTVIFTHSKLTGGSRLTGNLAESWGKPWLHINLSQVDNKEAVSILSSWIKKNQVEILNVAGSRASKDPEIYTKVFEIIKALLASSSVRDKCAEKTA from the coding sequence ATGTTAAAAAAAATTATCTCCGGTGGTCAAACCGGAGCCGATATTGCCGCAATTGACGCAGCCATTGAATGTAACTTTTCCTATGGCGGCTGGCTGCCTAAAGGTAGAAAAACAGAAAACGGGCCATTATCAGATAAGTATCAAATGCAGGAAATGACCAGAGGAGGATACCCGAAACGTACCGAACAAAACATCAAAGACTCAAGCGGTACAGTAATCTTTACCCATAGTAAGCTTACCGGCGGTTCAAGGTTAACCGGCAATTTGGCCGAAAGCTGGGGCAAACCCTGGTTGCACATTAATCTAAGTCAGGTTGATAACAAGGAGGCAGTTTCAATACTTTCAAGTTGGATCAAGAAAAATCAAGTTGAGATCTTAAACGTAGCTGGATCTCGCGCAAGCAAAGATCCAGAAATTTACACCAAAGTTTTTGAGATAATAAAAGCTTTACTGGCATCCTCCTCAGTACGTGATAAATGCGCTGAAAAGACAGCATGA
- a CDS encoding SH3 domain-containing protein yields the protein MKKIAIVSFFLFLVSTISYGASQKVYTKFNVSLFSQPTFDSDEVENLSPNSTVIVQGYSNSWVRVKAKSGNEGWLAKKWVSESKVENQVIKPAHERYTVKSIDKFEKIIWYENKGHFFLSLISNIRIYIGKREKSPPFLRMKVTYHGDDWLFVKSFSVLVDGKKYGPYLYDFKRDNSSAVWEWCDVYVSGKEYKLIEDIISSKEAIIRFYGRLYIKDHTVTPKERDFLRKMMLSYKSLGGKPIQEEK from the coding sequence ATGAAGAAGATAGCTATAGTTAGTTTTTTTTTATTTCTTGTCTCGACCATTTCTTACGGTGCTTCTCAAAAAGTTTACACAAAATTCAATGTTTCATTGTTTTCTCAACCTACTTTTGACAGTGATGAGGTTGAGAATTTATCTCCTAATAGTACTGTTATCGTTCAAGGATATAGCAATAGTTGGGTAAGAGTAAAAGCAAAATCTGGGAACGAAGGTTGGTTGGCAAAAAAATGGGTATCTGAATCAAAGGTAGAAAATCAAGTAATAAAGCCAGCGCATGAAAGATACACAGTAAAGTCAATAGATAAATTTGAAAAAATAATTTGGTATGAAAATAAGGGACATTTTTTCTTGTCATTAATTTCAAATATAAGAATATATATTGGTAAAAGAGAAAAATCCCCACCTTTTCTCAGGATGAAAGTAACATATCATGGAGATGACTGGTTGTTTGTCAAATCGTTTTCTGTTTTAGTTGATGGTAAAAAATATGGTCCCTATTTATATGATTTTAAAAGAGATAATAGCTCTGCTGTATGGGAATGGTGTGATGTATATGTAAGTGGAAAAGAATATAAACTTATTGAAGATATAATAAGTTCAAAAGAAGCAATTATACGTTTTTACGGTAGGTTATATATTAAGGACCATACTGTAACCCCAAAAGAGAGAGATTTTCTGAGAAAAATGATGCTTTCTTATAAATCCCTCGGTGGCAAACCAATACAGGAAGAGAAATGA
- a CDS encoding recombinase family protein, protein MIVNGQNVAYIRVSSTDQETARQLAGMTFDRVFEEKASGSSADRPQLQECMSYLRQGDVLHVHSIDRLARNLLDLQRIIEKLLAKGVGIRFHKEGLTFTGDDNPFQKLQLQIIGAVAEFERAIIRERQREGILAAKKRGKHLGRPRRLTIDQIREIRQRKDSAAALAREYEVSRQTIYDARRGVGAYAGIAEGRLDIR, encoded by the coding sequence ATGATCGTGAACGGTCAAAATGTAGCTTATATCAGGGTGAGCAGTACCGACCAAGAGACAGCCCGGCAACTTGCCGGGATGACCTTCGACCGGGTGTTTGAGGAAAAGGCGTCCGGCAGCAGTGCTGACCGGCCCCAATTGCAAGAATGTATGTCTTACCTTCGCCAGGGAGATGTACTGCATGTTCACAGCATCGACCGTTTGGCCCGCAACTTGCTCGACCTGCAACGGATCATCGAGAAGCTTCTGGCTAAAGGTGTCGGTATTCGTTTTCACAAGGAGGGGCTGACCTTTACCGGAGACGACAACCCGTTTCAAAAACTTCAGCTTCAGATCATCGGAGCCGTGGCCGAGTTTGAGCGGGCAATCATCCGTGAAAGGCAGCGGGAGGGCATCCTTGCTGCGAAAAAGCGGGGCAAGCACCTGGGGCGTCCGCGCCGGCTCACCATCGACCAGATAAGAGAAATTCGACAGCGGAAGGATAGTGCTGCAGCCCTGGCCAGGGAATACGAAGTCAGTCGGCAGACCATTTACGACGCGCGCCGTGGTGTCGGGGCTTATGCTGGCATTGCAGAAGGGAGACTTGACATTCGGTGA
- a CDS encoding AAA family ATPase encodes MSVVLFGGEKGGTGKTTLATNMAAMLALQGKDVLLLDTDRQGTASFWAAVREETEVEPRISCVQKFGKGLAAQIRDLAGRYDEIIIDAGGRDSMELRYSLGVCDRVYIPVQPFQFDIWTIQQMDELVEMAQSFNENLQAFIVLNRVSTNPAVHEDQEAQNFFEEEDYQYLSMADSFLRDRIAFRKSARGGLSVVEWKQDKKAVQEITQLFEEVYGGK; translated from the coding sequence ATGAGCGTTGTATTGTTCGGAGGTGAAAAAGGCGGCACCGGCAAGACCACGCTGGCCACCAATATGGCAGCCATGTTGGCTCTCCAGGGAAAAGACGTATTGCTGCTGGATACAGACCGGCAGGGAACAGCCTCTTTCTGGGCTGCTGTCCGTGAGGAGACAGAGGTTGAACCCCGAATTTCCTGTGTACAGAAATTCGGCAAGGGTTTGGCGGCCCAGATCCGAGACCTGGCAGGACGATATGATGAAATCATTATAGATGCCGGTGGTCGGGATTCCATGGAGCTGCGCTATTCCCTTGGTGTCTGTGACCGGGTTTACATTCCTGTTCAACCGTTTCAGTTTGACATCTGGACAATCCAGCAAATGGATGAGCTTGTGGAAATGGCTCAGAGTTTCAATGAAAACCTGCAGGCTTTTATTGTCCTGAACCGGGTGTCCACCAATCCCGCTGTCCATGAGGATCAGGAAGCTCAAAATTTTTTTGAAGAAGAAGATTATCAGTACCTGTCCATGGCAGACTCGTTTCTCCGTGACCGTATCGCTTTTCGCAAATCGGCCCGGGGCGGTTTATCCGTTGTTGAGTGGAAACAGGATAAAAAGGCGGTTCAAGAAATAACTCAGTTATTTGAAGAGGTATATGGTGGCAAATAA
- a CDS encoding AcrVA2 family anti-CRISPR protein gives MSTVSVMQNCLREAEKRFPGGWKSFAEFHQSKGRNGLPDWPDWCYCPMAAAYAVVSGRRNNRSSVGTIGDVARLSALSAWRMTRSVYRFDPALYASLLETPVSGKLPVEVLFQLPEWCVYIETPGFLWSGEKLAGFFAHLEYDVNMHRAELRLLLDLGSASWDHLIGIPLHLLENSTLEDAVSSAMQTAREYAAQNNSNLLEAIPEDVPQQINSSIEPLISLLLYLCSTNAEISGQGVPGNPKPVKTRRGMKVFPATAPRIWDVGVRIGSALRRAEQAGDKSNSAGTGSGAKKRPHVRRAHWHTYLVGKGRVNRVLKWIPPVPVGVSDDRDLPTVIKPVK, from the coding sequence ATGAGTACCGTCAGCGTGATGCAAAATTGTTTGCGTGAGGCCGAAAAACGATTTCCAGGAGGCTGGAAATCGTTTGCCGAGTTCCACCAGAGCAAAGGCCGGAATGGTTTACCGGACTGGCCGGACTGGTGTTATTGTCCAATGGCCGCCGCATACGCTGTCGTGTCCGGTAGGCGTAACAACAGGTCCTCAGTGGGTACAATTGGAGATGTAGCCCGCCTGTCCGCTCTTTCCGCATGGCGTATGACCAGGAGTGTGTACAGGTTCGATCCTGCACTATACGCCAGTCTGCTGGAGACACCTGTTTCGGGCAAATTGCCTGTCGAGGTTCTTTTTCAGTTGCCGGAATGGTGTGTTTATATCGAAACGCCTGGTTTTCTATGGAGCGGGGAGAAACTGGCCGGTTTTTTTGCTCACCTTGAGTACGATGTCAATATGCATCGTGCGGAACTGCGCCTGCTGCTTGACCTGGGTTCAGCCAGCTGGGACCACCTGATTGGCATCCCGTTGCATCTGCTGGAGAACAGCACCCTGGAGGATGCCGTGTCCTCGGCTATGCAGACAGCCCGGGAATATGCAGCGCAAAACAATTCAAATCTTCTTGAAGCGATACCGGAAGACGTGCCGCAACAGATAAATTCCAGCATCGAGCCGTTGATATCTTTGCTCCTGTACCTGTGCAGCACAAATGCTGAAATTTCAGGACAAGGTGTTCCTGGCAACCCTAAACCTGTTAAAACACGGAGAGGGATGAAAGTGTTCCCGGCCACGGCTCCCAGAATATGGGATGTGGGAGTGCGGATCGGCAGCGCTTTGCGGCGTGCAGAACAGGCAGGCGACAAATCAAATTCTGCCGGTACTGGATCAGGGGCCAAAAAACGTCCGCATGTGCGCCGTGCCCATTGGCATACCTATCTGGTTGGCAAAGGCCGGGTGAACCGGGTTTTAAAATGGATACCGCCAGTGCCTGTTGGGGTATCAGATGATAGGGATCTGCCCACAGTAATTAAACCGGTAAAGTGA
- a CDS encoding WGR domain-containing protein codes for MIFLEQAYFECVIPEKNRKAFYYVVAGRDLFSYVLIRKWGRIGSRGHPGMKKRYLSKSDMFGDYNRVVKKRLKHEYRQRDAKLFA; via the coding sequence ATGATTTTTCTTGAGCAAGCATATTTTGAATGCGTCATTCCCGAGAAAAACCGGAAAGCTTTTTACTATGTGGTCGCCGGGCGTGATCTATTCAGCTATGTATTGATCCGTAAGTGGGGACGGATTGGAAGCAGGGGACACCCCGGCATGAAAAAACGATATCTGAGCAAATCAGATATGTTCGGTGACTACAACCGGGTGGTTAAAAAACGACTCAAGCATGAGTACCGTCAGCGTGATGCAAAATTGTTTGCGTGA
- a CDS encoding HigA family addiction module antitoxin: protein MSAMYNPPHPGEIIKEDVLEAEGISVTEAARQLGISRVTLSRLLNGKSGVSVDMALRLAQWLGTSPEVWLRMQDACDLWQAQKNKRPRIKPLKSRKVPCSS from the coding sequence ATGAGTGCAATGTATAACCCTCCCCATCCTGGGGAGATCATTAAAGAAGATGTCTTGGAAGCCGAGGGCATCAGTGTGACCGAGGCTGCCCGGCAACTTGGCATTTCCCGCGTTACCCTGTCAAGGTTGTTGAATGGCAAAAGCGGTGTTTCCGTTGATATGGCCCTGCGTCTTGCTCAGTGGCTCGGTACAAGTCCCGAGGTCTGGCTGCGTATGCAGGACGCCTGCGACTTATGGCAGGCCCAAAAAAACAAACGTCCTCGAATAAAGCCCCTCAAAAGTCGAAAAGTACCCTGTTCTTCTTGA
- a CDS encoding type II toxin-antitoxin system RelE/ParE family toxin — translation MIISFRHKGLEKFYKTGSKAGIQAKHAAKLRRILGLLDVATKVEDVNLPGYRLHPLTGKQKGFFSIWVNGNWRVIFRFVGDDVELVDYLDYH, via the coding sequence ATGATTATAAGCTTCCGACACAAAGGACTGGAAAAGTTTTACAAAACAGGAAGTAAAGCCGGTATTCAGGCCAAACACGCCGCGAAGTTGAGAAGGATACTTGGTTTGCTGGATGTGGCAACAAAAGTTGAAGATGTCAACCTGCCCGGATACAGGTTGCATCCCTTGACTGGCAAACAAAAAGGTTTTTTTTCGATATGGGTTAATGGCAACTGGCGTGTCATTTTTCGTTTTGTTGGTGATGATGTAGAGTTGGTCGATTACCTTGATTACCACTAA
- a CDS encoding vWA domain-containing protein, whose product MAAKIKKALTSLVLSQPFFGSLALRLKLVEDPSCDTAWVNGKTLGYNPEFIAGLSFDEVKGILAHEVMHCALGHHARRQQRNKDRWNIACDYAVNAPLLEAGFVLPDGALHDSSWAGYSAERIYNLLPQDSDGSGQSEPQPDQPDQPGQSGSGPGQSNGTDPGGCGEVRDCPGSDGRPATPSEIAQSEREWKTAMNQALTQAKAMGKVPGGMERLVKEMLEPKVNWADVLRNFLETAARNDYSWLRPNRNYLARGFYTPSLYSRELGDVVVAVDTSGSISQDDLNQFGSEISAILEEYNTTVHVIYCDYNINAVESFSQDDLPLKLKPFGGGGTDFRPPFQWVEDNQVTPVCLVYLTDLYCDRYPPEPDYPVLWVYPQHNHWKIPEWGEAISM is encoded by the coding sequence ATGGCAGCAAAAATTAAAAAAGCTCTTACAAGCCTTGTCCTGAGCCAACCGTTCTTTGGCAGCCTGGCGCTGAGGCTGAAGCTGGTTGAGGACCCAAGCTGTGATACAGCTTGGGTGAACGGCAAAACTCTGGGGTACAACCCGGAGTTTATTGCCGGCCTCTCTTTTGACGAGGTGAAAGGCATACTGGCACATGAGGTTATGCACTGTGCCTTGGGCCATCATGCCCGTCGGCAACAGCGAAACAAGGACCGCTGGAACATCGCCTGTGATTACGCAGTCAATGCGCCGCTGCTTGAAGCTGGATTCGTCCTGCCGGATGGCGCATTGCATGATTCTTCCTGGGCTGGCTACAGCGCGGAAAGAATCTATAATTTGTTGCCACAGGATTCCGATGGCTCTGGCCAATCTGAACCACAACCGGATCAGCCCGACCAGCCTGGTCAATCTGGATCAGGCCCCGGCCAATCCAATGGCACGGACCCCGGAGGATGCGGTGAAGTACGCGATTGCCCAGGGAGCGATGGCCGGCCAGCTACTCCGTCAGAAATAGCCCAATCCGAGCGAGAATGGAAGACAGCTATGAACCAGGCATTGACCCAGGCGAAAGCCATGGGAAAGGTTCCTGGTGGAATGGAACGGCTGGTCAAGGAAATGCTGGAGCCGAAAGTCAACTGGGCAGACGTTCTTCGCAATTTCCTTGAGACGGCGGCCCGGAATGACTATTCCTGGCTCCGGCCCAACCGGAACTATCTGGCCCGCGGATTTTATACCCCTTCTCTCTATTCCAGGGAGCTGGGAGATGTCGTCGTGGCAGTGGACACTTCGGGTTCCATCAGCCAGGACGATCTGAATCAGTTCGGGTCCGAAATCAGTGCCATCCTTGAGGAATACAACACCACTGTGCATGTGATCTATTGCGATTACAATATTAACGCGGTGGAAAGTTTTTCCCAGGATGACCTGCCGTTGAAGCTCAAGCCATTTGGTGGGGGTGGAACTGATTTCAGGCCGCCTTTCCAATGGGTTGAGGACAATCAGGTTACACCGGTTTGCCTGGTGTATCTGACTGATCTTTACTGTGACCGCTATCCTCCTGAGCCGGATTATCCTGTGCTATGGGTATATCCGCAGCACAATCACTGGAAAATACCGGAGTGGGGGGAAGCGATTTCGATGTAA
- a CDS encoding DUF3150 domain-containing protein, which produces MLYSPVWVRCSISPFLLQEVFEMTAPFMNIEIRNNSLTEKAMLVTLSISQWTARKLDKEVTETAAEQYHADTRAGRYNKLLVPKKALAMITTCANAARKFHYEQTLPWHDNGARILPAENYLHYSQNMQDLKLKFEKAVAEFLQRYDEYREEAKLLLGNMFRYADYPTWEKLEEKFKFSVSVSPLPSGQDFRVGIADEEIRRIQQDLEARLVDAQVEAMKDLWQRLYKAVSHMADKLTDLDGRFKNSLVGNLCDLVDLLPRLNLTNDPVLEQMRRDVEESLCIYEPEELRKNPVARKEAAEAAIFITAAMEGYMGGFVNGSKN; this is translated from the coding sequence GTGCTGTATTCCCCTGTGTGGGTGAGGTGCAGCATTTCCCCTTTTTTACTTCAGGAGGTATTTGAAATGACTGCACCTTTTATGAATATTGAGATCCGGAACAACTCTCTTACCGAGAAAGCCATGTTAGTCACGCTGTCCATCTCCCAATGGACAGCCAGGAAACTGGACAAGGAGGTTACTGAAACTGCCGCAGAACAGTACCATGCGGATACCAGGGCTGGTCGGTACAACAAGTTGCTCGTGCCCAAAAAGGCACTGGCGATGATTACTACCTGTGCCAACGCTGCCAGGAAGTTCCATTACGAGCAGACTTTGCCCTGGCATGACAACGGTGCCCGCATTCTTCCGGCTGAAAACTACCTGCACTATTCGCAGAATATGCAGGATTTGAAGCTGAAGTTTGAGAAAGCCGTTGCCGAGTTTCTTCAGAGGTATGATGAGTACCGTGAAGAGGCCAAGCTGCTCCTGGGCAATATGTTCCGCTATGCGGACTACCCGACATGGGAAAAACTTGAAGAGAAATTCAAGTTTTCTGTGTCAGTTTCTCCCCTTCCGTCTGGCCAGGATTTTCGTGTCGGTATTGCTGATGAGGAAATCCGGCGTATCCAGCAGGACCTGGAAGCCCGGCTGGTTGACGCACAGGTTGAGGCCATGAAGGACCTCTGGCAGCGCCTGTATAAGGCGGTCAGCCACATGGCTGACAAGCTAACAGATCTTGACGGGAGATTTAAAAACTCCCTGGTGGGCAATCTCTGTGACCTGGTGGATTTGTTGCCCCGGCTCAATCTCACGAACGATCCGGTCCTCGAACAGATGCGGCGTGACGTTGAGGAATCGCTGTGCATCTACGAACCGGAGGAGCTGCGGAAGAATCCCGTGGCCCGCAAAGAGGCCGCCGAGGCAGCAATTTTCATTACTGCCGCAATGGAAGGCTACATGGGAGGGTTTGTAAATGGCAGCAAAAATTAA
- a CDS encoding ATP-binding protein, with amino-acid sequence MTTISSVSLKPSELKALFLKTVPAQLPVLVKGAPGVGKSDILTQVARELETDLIIKHPVVDDPIDYKGLGFKLDGKNEASFLPFGDLKALIDADKPTICFLDDLGQAPPAVQAAAMQLLLARRINGHRVSDHVCFVAATNRKADKAGVSGILEPVKSRFATIVELVPDVDDWIKWALDNGMPSELIAFIRWRPNLLWDFKATSDMTNSPCPRTVANVGKLMLAGIPQELEYQVIAGAAGEAFAVELTGFLQIFRKLPHPDRVLMDPDSALVPDDPATLYALCGALARRVSVQTADNFFAYADRLPEEFSVLLVRDAIHHADEIQHTRRFIKWSADHSDVLI; translated from the coding sequence ATGACAACTATTTCTTCTGTTTCCCTCAAACCATCCGAACTGAAGGCCCTTTTTTTAAAAACCGTTCCGGCACAGTTGCCGGTACTGGTCAAGGGTGCCCCAGGCGTTGGTAAATCCGATATTCTCACACAGGTTGCCAGGGAGCTGGAAACCGACCTGATTATCAAGCATCCGGTAGTCGATGATCCCATCGACTACAAGGGACTGGGGTTCAAGCTCGACGGCAAGAACGAGGCATCGTTCCTGCCCTTCGGTGACCTGAAAGCCCTCATAGATGCTGATAAGCCGACGATCTGTTTCCTTGACGATCTCGGCCAGGCTCCTCCAGCTGTCCAGGCAGCAGCAATGCAACTGCTCCTGGCCCGCAGGATCAATGGGCACAGGGTGAGCGATCATGTTTGCTTTGTGGCCGCAACAAACCGCAAGGCAGACAAGGCCGGAGTTTCCGGTATCCTCGAACCCGTCAAAAGCCGGTTTGCCACCATCGTGGAACTGGTTCCCGATGTGGACGACTGGATCAAATGGGCACTGGATAACGGAATGCCCAGCGAACTGATCGCCTTCATTCGCTGGCGGCCCAACCTGTTGTGGGATTTCAAGGCAACATCAGACATGACCAACTCTCCTTGTCCCCGGACAGTGGCGAATGTTGGGAAACTGATGCTGGCCGGAATCCCGCAGGAGCTGGAGTACCAGGTGATCGCCGGTGCAGCCGGGGAAGCATTTGCTGTGGAGCTTACCGGCTTCCTGCAAATTTTCCGTAAGCTGCCCCATCCGGACCGTGTTCTCATGGACCCGGATAGCGCCCTGGTACCGGATGACCCGGCAACGCTTTATGCGCTTTGCGGGGCATTGGCCCGGAGAGTTTCGGTTCAGACGGCTGATAATTTCTTTGCGTATGCTGACCGGTTGCCGGAAGAGTTTTCCGTTCTTCTGGTTCGGGATGCTATTCATCACGCTGATGAAATTCAGCATACCAGGAGATTTATCAAATGGTCGGCTGACCATTCGGATGTCCTTATTTAG